A single region of the Musa acuminata AAA Group cultivar baxijiao chromosome BXJ1-11, Cavendish_Baxijiao_AAA, whole genome shotgun sequence genome encodes:
- the LOC103971494 gene encoding ferritin-like catalase Nec2 has product MSASASVLSLSFLFLISFGLVGLSHAASKCSVPTPLINIPIFPTDIDLLQFALNLEHMEADWFLYGALGYGLDAVAPELVMGGPPPIGATKANLDNVTSAIMAEFGYQEVGHLRAIKSLVGGFPRPVIDLSGKHFAKIFDDAFGFHLDPPFDPYFNSVNYLLASYVIPYVGLVGYVGANPNINGYLSKRLLAGLLAVESGQDAVIRTLLYERANEVVQPYKNLTVAEFTTKVSELRNKLASCGVKDEGLLVPVGWGAENKTNSNVLSANVNSVAYKRTPAEILRIVYGTGDEGTPGGFLPNGGDGAIAKGLLKFA; this is encoded by the exons ATGTCAGCATCCGCGTCtgtgctctctctctcctttctatTCCTCATCTCTTTTGGGCTGGTCGGCCTCTCACATGCCGCTTCCAAATGCTCCGTGCCGACGCCGCTGATCAACATCCCCATCTTCCCTACCGACATCGACCTGCTGCAGTTCGCGCTTAACCTGGAACACATGGAGGCCGACTGGTTCTTGTACGGCGCGCTCGGCTACGGCCTCGACGCCGTCGCCCCTGAGCTCGTCATGGGCGGACCTCCGCCCATCGGCGCCACCAAGGCTAATCTCGATAACGTTACCAGCGCCATCATGGCTGAGTTTGGATATCAGGAAGTCGGTCATCTCAG GGCCATCAAATCGTTGGTGGGTGGCTTCCCCAGGCCAGTGATCGATCTCAGCGGCAAGCACTTCGCCAAGATATTTGATGACGCTTTTGGATTCCATCTAGACCCTCCCTTCGACCCCTACTTCAACAGCGTCAACTACCTGTTGGCCTCGTACGTAATCCCCTACGTTGGGCTCGTTGGCTACGTGGGCGCCAACCCCAACATCAACGGTTATCTCTCCAAGAGA CTTCTTGCGGGACTGTTGGCAGTTGAATCTGGGCAAGATGCAGTTATAAGAACCCTACTGTACGAGCGAGCGAATGAGGTCGTCCAACCTTACAAGAACCTGACAGTGGCAGAGTTCACCACGAAGGTGTCAGAGCTAAGGAACAAGCTGGCTTCTTGTGGTGTCAAAGACGAAGGCCTTCTCGTCCCCGTCGGCTGGGGAGCCGAGAACAAGACCAACAGCAACGTACTCTCGGCCAACGTCAACTCGGTCGCTTACAAGAGGACGCCGGCGGAGATCCTTCGGATCGTTTATGGCACCGGCGATGAAGGAACGCCCGGAGGCTTCTTGCCGAATGGTGGCGATGGTGCCATTGCCAAAGGGCTTCTTAAATTTGCATAG